In the Kwoniella shandongensis chromosome 1, complete sequence genome, one interval contains:
- a CDS encoding DNA-directed RNA polymerase I, II, and III subunit RPABC5: protein MIIPVRCFSCGKVIGNLWDSYLELLAAGVDEGEALDKLQLKRYCCRRMVLTHVDLIEKLLMYNRMLASSIPSLGLTPVAYRTLIDIMSLMT from the exons atg ATCATTCCCGTTCGGTGCTTCTCTTGCGGTAAGGTTATCGGTAACCTCTGGGACAGTTACCTCGAACTTCTCGCTGCTGGTGTGGATGAGGG AGAGGCTCTCGACAAATTACAATT AAAACGATATTGTTGTCGACGAATGGTCCTTAcacatg TCGACCTGATCGAAAAGCTCCTGATGTATAACCGTATGTTggcctcttccatcccttcactCGGTCTCACTCCTGTC GCGTATCGCACATTGATTGACATCATGTCTCTCATGACATAA
- a CDS encoding dethiobiotin synthase: MPLLYPNFRIHQVFGANTEVGKTLLTTALVRATASRYAATLKQPEKRVFYLKPVSTGPDEESDVSYVDRNSAPHTPYISTKNLFQYREPMSPHLAAKLAPDLPFPETNEELVRGVEAYTSGCVKELNGREGALFVETAGGVHSPALHPPHTQSTFLRSLRLPSVLVASPHLGGISTTISAYESLLIRGYSISAVLCLHDPYYRNHTFLEDYFRDRNIGYWTIKPPPEKYGTVAEDGVRLRKWYEEVEGLVGGEEGGGVGDASRWLEEEHRRRIAELDGMPQRTLDSVWWPFTQHGLVNKKEEVMVVDSAYGDNFDAYYTKPALPSTSSSPTVPEQEDSLLKAYFDGSASWFTQSHGHANEALTLAAAEAAGRYGHVLFPSGTNAPALQLAEKLKSTVGAGWADRVFYSDNGSTAMEVALKMALRASGRRYGWDGEMGGDVGVIGLRGSYHGDTIGSMDATPASTFNNAVDWYKGRGHWFAPPMVQFVNGKHTVLTTGPDEWSALPDSLRAESTATPDGWTLPFSSVKDVYDLSTRTISPLADYYRSHIRTTLEALVREGRQFGALVMEPTCLGAGGMVFVDPLFQACLIEVVRASGDLFGGKHWEGRSYETELKGLPGREAAEWQGLPVIYDEVFSGLHRFGYHTASTVLKHNPDISAYAKILTGGLLPLSSTVASKSIFEAFLSDKKIDALLHGHSYTANPIGCSVALRAIQLVEEHESKGGWKDEKAMWGVATGGDERWSFWDEKFVNGVSKMKGVKGSMAMGTVFALELEDNESDYSSHSALNFLTSLREEIVTSTKDDMTPFTPFQIHSRPLGNVVYIITSLFTKKEVMRGMERVIMKKLGEQSS, from the exons ATGCCTCTCCTCTACCCCAACTTTCGAATACATCAAGTCTTCGGCG CCAACACTGAAGTCGGGAAGACGCTTCTCACCACCGCTTTGGTCCGAGCCACAGCTTCGCGTTATGCTGCCACCTTGAAGCAGCCCGAGAAGAGGGTCTTCTACCTCAAACCAGTCAGTACAGGTCCAGATGAAGAGTCGgatgtcag CTATGTGGACAGAAACAGCGCTCCTCATACACCGTACATATCGACCAAGAACCTGTTCCAGTACCGGGAACCTATGTCTCCTCATCTAGCCGCCAAGCTCGCTCCAGATCTT CCTTTCCCTGAGACAAACGAGGAGCTAGTCCGAGGCGTGGAAGCTTACACTTCAGGCTGCGTGAAGGAACTGAATGGCCGAGAAGGAGCGCTTTTCGTTGAAACTGCTGGTG GTGTTCACTCTCCCGCACTTCATCCTCCCCACACCCAGTCTACATTCCTTCGGTCACTCCGTCTCCCTTCTGTTCTCGTCGCATCACCACACCTAGGTGGGATATCAACTACCATCTCAGCATACGAATCCCTTCTCATTCGAGGTTACTCGATCTCCGCCGTCTTGTGTCTCCACGACCCTTATTACCGAAATCACACTTTCCTAGAGGACTACTTCAGGGATCGCAATATCGGATACTGGACAATCAAACCTCCTCCAGAAAAGTATGGAACAGTGGCAGAAGATGGTGTTAGATTACGGAAGTGGTACGAAGAAGTCGAGGGTCtggtgggaggagaggaaggcggtGGTGTAGGAGATGCTTCGCGgtggttggaagaggaacatAGGAGACGGATAGCAGAGCTGGACGGGATGCCCCAACGGACGCTGGATAGCGTATGGTGGCCATTCACACAGCATGGTTTG GTCAacaagaaagaggaggtcaTGGTCGTCGACTCGGCTTATGGTGACAACTTTGACGCCTACTATACGAAGCCTGCGTTaccctcgacatcttcgtcgccCACCGTTCCTGAACAAGAGGACAGTCTGCTCAAGGCGTACTTCGATGGCTCAGCCAGTTGGTTCAC CCAATCACATGGACATGCCAATGAGGCACTCACACTAGCAGCTGCCGAAGCAGCAGGTCGATATGGACACGTCCTTTTCCCAAGCGGTACCAACGCCCCCGCTCTTCAGTTAGCAGAGAAGCTCAAATCGACTGTTGGCGCGGGGTGGGCCGATAGAGTCTTCTACTCCGACAACGGCAGTACCGCTATGGAAGTGGCCCTGAAGATGGCCTTAAGGGCTAGCGGTAGACGGTATGGCTGGGACGGAGAGATGGGTGGAGACGTTGGCGTTATCGGTCTACGTGGTAGTTACCATGGAGATACT ATTGGGTCAATGGACGCTACGCCAGCTTCGACCTTCAACAACGCTGTAGACTG GTATAAAGGTCGTGGGCATTGGTTCGCCCCTCCCATGGTCCAGTTCGTGAATGGCAAACACACCGTCTTGACCACTGGACCAGATGAGTGGTCAGCACTACCTGATTCCTTACGAGCCGAGTCTACTGCGACGCCAGACGGCTGGACGCTCCCTTTCTCATCCGTCAAGGACGTCTACGACCTTTCAACCCGCACTATTTCTCCTTTGGCAGACTATTATCGATCACATATCCGTACAACTCTCGAAGCACTGGTGAGAGAAGGCAGACAATTTGGCGCTTTGGTCATGGAACCGACTTGTCTCGGTGCAGGTGGTATGGTCTTCGTTGATCCGCTCTTCCAAGCTTGCTTGATTGAGGTGGTTCGAGCTAGCGGCGACTTATTCGGTGGGAAACACTGGGAGGGACGATCTTATGAAACGGAACTGAAAGGGCTGCCTGGCAGGGAAGCGGCTGAGTGGCAAGGTCTACCTGTGATATACGacgaag TCTTCTCTGGATTGCATCGATTTGGTTATCACACTGCGTCCACGGTACTCAAGCACAATCCTGATATTTCAGCATACGCCAAAATCTTGACCGGCGGGCTTCTACCCCTCTCTTCTACGGTCGCGTCGAAATCGATCTTCGAAGCGTTCCTTTCTGACAAGAAAATCGACGCGTTGTTGCATGGACACTCATACACTGCCAACCCGATTGGATGTTCCGTTGCTCTCCGAGCTATCCAGCTCGTCGAGGAACATGAAAGTAAGGGTGGCTGGAAAGACGAGAAGGCGATGTGGGGAGTCGCTacaggtggtgatgagagaTGGAGCTTCTGGGACGAGAAATTTGTTAATGGTGTGAGCAAGATGAAGGGTGTCAAGGGGAGTATGGCGATGGGTACGGTCTTTGCGCTAGAGCTAGAAGATAACGAGAGTG ATTACTCATCTCACTCTGCGCTCAACTTCTTAACATCGTtacgagaagagattgtCACGTCAACAAAGGACGACATGACACCATTTACACCGTTCCAAATCCATTCTCGACCACTCGGTAATGTAGTTTACATCATCACGAGTCTGTTcaccaagaaggaggtgatgagagggatggagaggGTTATCATGAAGAAGCTAGGGGAGCAGTCGTCGTAA